The following proteins are encoded in a genomic region of Tenacibaculum sp. 190524A05c:
- a CDS encoding universal stress protein, which translates to MKNILFLTDFSESSMHAMHYGCSLFSQKEHNYFILHVSKAGNLSLSKLASSDSIYDTVIGDDKEKLKIIKNTLENQYNTTFKASIRFNNFIDAVQEYVSKYNIDTIVTGFDGANSLREKIFGSNTLKLIRSIRTETIIVPQEAVLSKPKEVLCLLDDKDSLEIILSPSILQDKILKVVRVVNNNDYTTASKDQFILKNHDQVNYQLISNIPLNYVKSYVLQTNPIDLTVLLIEETSVLDRLFIDNSTTKINKSLFKPILILHQ; encoded by the coding sequence ATGAAAAACATTCTTTTTTTAACGGACTTTTCAGAATCTTCGATGCATGCAATGCATTACGGATGTTCATTATTTTCTCAGAAAGAGCATAATTATTTCATATTACATGTTAGCAAGGCGGGAAATTTATCTCTGTCGAAATTAGCAAGTTCTGATAGTATTTATGATACAGTAATTGGTGATGATAAAGAGAAACTTAAAATCATCAAAAACACTTTAGAAAATCAATATAATACCACTTTTAAAGCTAGTATCCGATTCAATAATTTTATTGATGCTGTTCAAGAATATGTATCAAAATATAACATCGATACTATTGTAACAGGATTTGACGGTGCGAATAGTTTAAGAGAAAAAATATTTGGAAGTAATACTTTAAAGCTAATTCGTTCTATTCGAACTGAAACAATAATTGTTCCGCAGGAAGCAGTATTGTCAAAACCTAAAGAAGTTCTATGTTTATTAGATGATAAGGATAGTTTAGAGATTATACTTTCTCCTTCTATATTACAAGATAAAATATTGAAAGTGGTAAGAGTGGTTAATAATAATGATTACACCACTGCAAGTAAAGATCAGTTCATTTTAAAAAATCATGATCAAGTTAATTACCAGTTGATATCAAATATTCCGTTGAATTATGTAAAATCTTACGTTTTACAAACAAATCCAATTGATTTAACGGTTTTGTTGATTGAAGAAACTTCAGTTTTAGATCGTTTGTTTATTGATAATTCCACCACAAAAATCAATAAAAGTTTATTTAAACCAATTTTAATTCTACATCAATAA
- a CDS encoding universal stress protein, which produces MKNILIPTDFSKNATDAAKYTLNLFENEKCKFYHLHSVDIEVSRLNNLTHKFTQSIREEALIKLNKLKSYFTITDTKFKNRQKTILSFDSLVDSVKLNTKKHKIDLVVMGTKGMTGLRKMFFGSNAVNVLNQTEECATLIVPDEMEFKTINKIGFPTDLKSISPKVIEDVKFLAKLHNATILIMHILDDDTLTDIQQENLDKLKKEFEGIDYYFHVMPLYDKVAEEILDFIEDAEIDLLAITKNEHSFIEKIFREPVIQKLGHKITIPLMVVPQAN; this is translated from the coding sequence ATGAAGAATATTTTAATACCAACCGATTTTTCGAAGAATGCAACTGATGCAGCAAAGTATACATTGAATTTATTTGAGAATGAAAAATGTAAGTTTTATCATCTACATTCTGTAGATATAGAAGTGTCTAGATTGAATAATCTCACTCATAAATTTACCCAATCGATCAGGGAAGAAGCATTGATTAAACTGAATAAGTTAAAATCATATTTTACCATTACAGATACGAAATTCAAAAACCGTCAGAAGACCATTTTAAGTTTCGATAGCCTGGTAGATTCTGTAAAACTAAATACCAAAAAACACAAGATAGATTTGGTGGTTATGGGTACTAAAGGAATGACAGGTTTACGTAAAATGTTTTTCGGTAGTAATGCTGTAAATGTCTTAAATCAAACAGAAGAATGTGCAACTTTAATTGTTCCAGATGAAATGGAGTTTAAAACTATTAATAAAATAGGGTTTCCAACGGATTTAAAATCAATTTCTCCAAAGGTTATTGAAGATGTTAAGTTCTTAGCAAAACTTCATAATGCAACGATTTTGATAATGCATATACTTGATGATGATACGCTCACAGATATTCAACAAGAAAACCTTGATAAACTGAAGAAAGAATTTGAAGGAATTGATTATTACTTCCATGTAATGCCTTTATATGATAAAGTTGCAGAAGAAATATTAGACTTTATTGAAGATGCTGAAATTGATCTTTTAGCAATTACCAAAAATGAACATAGTTTCATAGAGAAAATCTTTAGAGAACCTGTAATTCAAAAACTAGGTCATAAGATTACAATACCATTAATGGTAGTACCACAAGCAAATTAA
- the hpf gene encoding ribosome hibernation-promoting factor, HPF/YfiA family encodes MANINIQFIRMNTSENLEMFILKKLEKVTKFYQNLIDINVYIKYENSSENKGRICEVEMKKPGLHLFASANENDYQIAVTNAIDQVKRQLDKHKAA; translated from the coding sequence ATGGCAAATATTAATATTCAATTTATTCGAATGAATACTAGTGAAAATCTAGAAATGTTCATTTTAAAGAAATTAGAAAAGGTGACAAAGTTTTATCAAAATCTAATTGATATTAATGTGTACATCAAATACGAAAATAGTTCAGAGAATAAAGGAAGAATTTGTGAAGTTGAAATGAAGAAGCCAGGCTTGCATTTATTTGCTTCTGCCAATGAAAACGATTATCAAATCGCAGTAACAAATGCTATAGATCAAGTTAAAAGACAACTTGATAAACATAAAGCGGCTTAA